A region of the Curvibacter sp. AEP1-3 genome:
CGTGGCAAGTGTTCGCCGGTATCCACATGGGCGGTCATGTGCTGGAGCACATTCCACTCCCAGCAGAAGTTTTCCATGAACTGGCTGGGTAGTTCCACTGCATCCCACTCCACGCCACTGATGCCGGATACATCCCGCTCGTTCACCTGGGTCAGCATGTGGTGCAGGCCGTGGCCGAACTCGTGGAACAGTGTCGTCACATCATCGTGAGAGAGCAGTGCCGGTTTTTTGAGGCCGTCTACTTCGACGCCGTCGGCAAAGTTGCAGACCAAGTGGGCGACCGGAGTTTGCAGGGTGCCAGTGTCGGGACGCAGCCATCGGGTGCGCACATCGTCCATCCAGGCGCCACCGCGCTTGCCGCTGCGGGCGGTCGGATCCAGGTAAAACTGTCCGATCAGGTTGCGGCCTTGAGGGCCGACCCGCTCAATGCGGTAGAACGACACGCCGGGGTTCCAGACCGGTGCGGAGTCCGGGCTGATTTCCACATCGAACAGGGTTTCGATGATTTTGAACAGGCCGGCCAACACCTTGGGGGCGGTGAAGTACTGTTTGACCTCTTGCTCGCTGAAGGCGTAACGGGCCTCTTTGAGCTTTTCGGAGATGTACGGCCAGTCCCATGGCTGCGGGTCGTTGAGCTGCAATTCTTCCTTGGCAAAAGCGCGCAGGTCGGCCACGTCCTTCTCTGCGAAGGGGCGTGCTTTGCGGGCCAGGTCCCGCAGGAAGCGGATGACGGTGTCAGGAGAGTCTGCCATCTTGGGCACCACCGACAGCGTGGCGAAATCGGGGTAACCGAGAAGCTGGGCTTCTTCTTTACGCAGGGCCAGAATGCCGTTGATGACCTCGGTGTTGTCGAATTTACGGAACTCTTCGGCAGCTTCTTGGGATGCGCGGGTCGCATAGGCCCTGTAGAGCATGCCGCGCAGGGTGCTGCGGGTAGCGAACTGCATTACCGGCAGGTAGCACGGCATTTTGAGCGTGAGTTTGTAGCCTTCTTTACCCTCAGCTTCTGCAGCGCTGCGGGCAGCTTGCACCACATCGGCAGGTACACCGTCCAATTCAGCCAGAGTGGCGTGGTAGCTGAAGGCGTCCGTGGCGTCGAGCGTGTTTTCGCTGAATTTTTGCCCCAGTTCAGCCTGCTTTTCCTGGATCTCGGCAAACCGTTCGCGCGCTGCGCCTTGCAGGTCGGCGCCGCCCAGTACGAAGTTGCGTACGGCATTTTTGTGTGCTTGCAACTGCTCTGCGTTCAGCCGGGCTGTGTCGATGGCTTTGTACTTGGCAAACAGGCGTTCGTCGGCACCGAGACGGGTCCAGAACTCCGTCACCTTGGGCAGGGCCGCGTTGTACGCGGCACGCAGCTCGGGGCTGTCTGCCACGCTGTTCAAGTGACTTACGGCACCCCAAGCTAAACCCAAGCGTTCGGTTGCCACATCCAGCACCGACGCGATGGCCGTCCACTCTGCCGGAAAAGATGCTGCCGTTACTTGCTCCAGAGCAGCATCGGCTTTGGCAAGGAGTTCGTCTACCGCCGGGCCGACGTCAGCTGGTGTGATGCGGTCGAAAAGAGGGAGCGGGGCGTTTTGGAGCAGTGGATTCATGGTGCCGGAGGTGTGCGATTCAGAGCTATGCAGATGCGGGCGAAGCGTGATTAAACAAGGCCACGCGCAGCGGCGTCACGCTCTGCAGATTCCATGGTGTTGACCAGCAGCATGGTGATGGTCATGGGGCCCACGCCGCCGGGCACCGGAGTGATGTACCCGGCCACCTGGCTGACGCCAGCGTAGTCCACATCGCCGCAAAGCTTGCCCTCGTCGTTGCGGTTCATGCCCACATCGATGACCACGGCACCTGGCTTGACCATGTCGGCTGTCAGTACATTGCGCTTGCCCACCGCCGCCACAATCACATCGGCTTGCAAAGTCATCGCTTTGAGGTCGGATGTTGCGCTGTGGCACATGGTGACCGTGGCGCTTTTTTGCAGCAACATCATGGCCATGGGTTTGCCCACGATATTGGAGCGGCCGATCACCACGGCATGCTTGCCACGCAAGTCATAACCGATGCTCTCCAGCATCTTCATGCAGCCGTAAGGAGTGCAGGGCCAGAAACCGGGTTGTCCAACCATCAGCGCGCCGGCGCTGGCGATGTGAAAGCCGTCCACGTCTTTGGTAGGAGCGATGGATTCGATGACCTTGTTGGCATCAATGTGTGCGGGCAAGGGCAGCTGCACCAAGATGCCATGGATAGACGGGTCGTTGTTGAGTGCCTCTACCCGGGCGAGCAACTCAGCTTCGGTCATGCTGGCTTCGTACTTCTCCAGCACCGAATGCAAGCCCGCATCGGAGCAAGCCTTCACCTTGTTGCGCACATAGACCTGAGAAGCAGGGTTGTCGCCAACCAGAACCACAGCCAGACCCGGCGTGAGGCCGCGGGCCTTGAGTGCTTCGGTGCGGCGGGCAACGTCGGAGCGGAGTTGGGCGGCGAGGGCATTGCCGTCGATGATCTGGGCAGTAGTGGAAGCAGTCATTCTTGATCTTGAAGTAAAAACGCCCGCAGCGGAGGCAGAGCGGGCGCGGGTAGCTATAAAGTTTGTAGCGTCAGGTTTTCGGGGCGTTCTGGCCGAGTGCAATTTTCAGCAGGTCGGCCACCGTGTTGGCACTGAGCTTTTCCATGATGTTGGCGCGGTGCGCCTCCACCGTCTTGATGCTGATGCCCAGGTCATCCGCAATTTGCTTGTTCAGGCGGCCAGCGACGATGCGCTCCAGCACTTGGCTTTCACGCAAGGTCAACTTGGAGAGCAGGGCGTCACGGTTGACGGCCAACTGGTAGTCGGCAAAGGTGTCCTTGGCGTGGTCGAGCATGCGCTCCACGAGGCTGACCAGTTGGTCTTCC
Encoded here:
- the folD gene encoding bifunctional methylenetetrahydrofolate dehydrogenase/methenyltetrahydrofolate cyclohydrolase FolD, which translates into the protein MTASTTAQIIDGNALAAQLRSDVARRTEALKARGLTPGLAVVLVGDNPASQVYVRNKVKACSDAGLHSVLEKYEASMTEAELLARVEALNNDPSIHGILVQLPLPAHIDANKVIESIAPTKDVDGFHIASAGALMVGQPGFWPCTPYGCMKMLESIGYDLRGKHAVVIGRSNIVGKPMAMMLLQKSATVTMCHSATSDLKAMTLQADVIVAAVGKRNVLTADMVKPGAVVIDVGMNRNDEGKLCGDVDYAGVSQVAGYITPVPGGVGPMTITMLLVNTMESAERDAAARGLV
- a CDS encoding M3 family metallopeptidase, whose protein sequence is MNPLLQNAPLPLFDRITPADVGPAVDELLAKADAALEQVTAASFPAEWTAIASVLDVATERLGLAWGAVSHLNSVADSPELRAAYNAALPKVTEFWTRLGADERLFAKYKAIDTARLNAEQLQAHKNAVRNFVLGGADLQGAARERFAEIQEKQAELGQKFSENTLDATDAFSYHATLAELDGVPADVVQAARSAAEAEGKEGYKLTLKMPCYLPVMQFATRSTLRGMLYRAYATRASQEAAEEFRKFDNTEVINGILALRKEEAQLLGYPDFATLSVVPKMADSPDTVIRFLRDLARKARPFAEKDVADLRAFAKEELQLNDPQPWDWPYISEKLKEARYAFSEQEVKQYFTAPKVLAGLFKIIETLFDVEISPDSAPVWNPGVSFYRIERVGPQGRNLIGQFYLDPTARSGKRGGAWMDDVRTRWLRPDTGTLQTPVAHLVCNFADGVEVDGLKKPALLSHDDVTTLFHEFGHGLHHMLTQVNERDVSGISGVEWDAVELPSQFMENFCWEWNVLQHMTAHVDTGEHLPRALFDKMLAAKNFQSGMQTLRQIEFALFDMLLHSQHTPGDDIMPLLKQVRDEVAVLQSPAWSRTAHTFSHIFAGGYAAGYYSYKWAEVLSADAYAAFEETVGADGSANPETGKRYRTAILEAGGSRPAMESFKAFRGREPSLDALLRHQGMSVQ